A region of Bacteroidota bacterium DNA encodes the following proteins:
- a CDS encoding class I SAM-dependent methyltransferase, which yields MKQYILKVILLLGVPVTFMASLWLKFVKKAGTGKMGNRIFMQLGILPILDHYYQPMINPEKHLTKSLRDDRKLTGIDFNAEEQLNLLAQFNYNEELLTFPVNKQNNIAFYYNNSSYGSGDAEYLYNMIRHFKPNNLIEIGSGNSTLMVNNAIHANKLENTQYNCNHICIEPYEQPWLEKTSVNVIREKVETLDVSFFQQLEAGDILFIDSSHIIRPQGDVLFEYLELLPTLKSGVLIHVHDIFTPKDYLDDWIYKNHFLWNEQYLLEAFMTYNSEFKIIGALNYLSHNYRKEFADKCPVFAQQQGREPGAFWLRKK from the coding sequence ATGAAACAATATATTTTAAAAGTTATTTTACTGCTAGGAGTTCCTGTCACTTTTATGGCTTCACTGTGGTTGAAGTTTGTTAAGAAAGCAGGTACTGGTAAAATGGGCAATCGTATTTTTATGCAATTAGGCATTTTACCTATTTTGGATCATTATTATCAACCAATGATTAATCCCGAAAAGCACTTGACTAAATCATTAAGAGATGATAGAAAGCTTACAGGGATTGATTTTAATGCAGAGGAGCAATTAAATTTATTAGCTCAATTCAACTACAATGAGGAACTTTTAACATTCCCTGTTAACAAACAAAATAACATTGCATTTTACTACAATAATAGTTCCTATGGCTCAGGCGATGCAGAGTACCTTTACAATATGATTAGGCATTTTAAACCCAATAACCTCATTGAAATAGGAAGTGGTAATTCTACATTGATGGTAAATAATGCTATTCATGCTAATAAACTTGAAAATACCCAATACAACTGTAACCATATTTGTATAGAACCTTATGAGCAACCTTGGCTTGAAAAAACAAGTGTTAATGTAATAAGAGAAAAAGTTGAAACCCTTGATGTATCATTTTTTCAGCAATTAGAAGCGGGCGATATTTTATTTATAGATTCTTCTCACATTATAAGACCTCAGGGAGATGTTCTTTTTGAATATTTAGAATTATTGCCAACCTTAAAATCGGGAGTTTTAATTCATGTACACGATATTTTTACGCCTAAGGATTATTTGGATGACTGGATATATAAGAATCATTTTTTATGGAATGAGCAGTATTTACTAGAAGCATTTATGACTTATAATTCCGAATTTAAAATTATTGGCGCATTGAATTATTTATCGCATAATTATAGAAAAGAGTTTGCTGATAAATGCCCAGTTTTTGCACAACAACAAGGCCGAGAGCCTGGTGCTTTTTGGTTGAGAAAAAAGTAA
- a CDS encoding peptide chain release factor 3 → MNQDDIIKRRTFGIISHPDAGKTTLTEKFLLFGGAIQTAGAVKSNRIKKAATSDFMEIEKQRGISVASSVMGFDYKNYKVNILDTPGHKDFAEDTYRTLTAVDSVILVVDCVKGVEDQTRKLMEVCRMRNTPVIVFINKMDREGQDAFDLLDEIEKELNIHTRPLSWPIGIGSSFKGVYNLYDKTLQLFAPSKTKVSDDIHAINDLASPDLEKYIGDKAAKKLRDDAELIEGVYEPFNKDLYLDGYLAPVFFGSAINNFGVKELLDTFVEIAPEPRSRYTETREVLPTEKKFTGFIFKIHANLDPNHRDRIAFCRIVSGKFERNKFYHHTRLEKNFRFSSPTSFMANEKSIVDEAFPGDVVGLYDTGNFKIGDTLTEGEKISFKGIPSFSPEIFKELVNKDPLKTKQLEKGIQQLTDEGVAQLFTQQPGNIKIIGTVGDLQFDVIQFRLLHEYGASCSFRPLNFEKASWFTSTDKKALDKFYMLKRHNIAQDKEGRPVYLAESLWSLKINQDNFPEIQFHFTSEFKTDQDTIKNASAW, encoded by the coding sequence ATGAATCAAGACGATATAATTAAACGCAGAACTTTTGGAATTATCAGCCATCCCGATGCAGGAAAAACTACTTTAACAGAAAAGTTTTTGTTGTTTGGTGGAGCTATACAAACGGCTGGTGCGGTAAAAAGCAATCGAATAAAAAAGGCAGCTACTTCCGATTTTATGGAAATAGAGAAGCAGCGTGGTATTTCGGTAGCTTCATCAGTAATGGGTTTTGATTATAAAAACTACAAAGTAAATATATTAGATACACCCGGTCACAAGGATTTTGCGGAAGATACCTACCGTACTTTAACGGCTGTAGATAGTGTAATATTAGTAGTTGATTGTGTGAAAGGGGTAGAGGACCAAACACGTAAGCTGATGGAAGTTTGTCGCATGCGTAATACCCCTGTTATTGTTTTTATCAATAAAATGGATCGCGAAGGGCAAGATGCTTTTGACTTGTTAGATGAAATAGAAAAAGAATTAAATATACATACACGCCCGTTAAGCTGGCCTATAGGTATAGGCTCAAGCTTTAAAGGCGTATATAATTTGTACGATAAAACATTACAGTTATTTGCACCCAGCAAAACAAAAGTATCGGACGATATACATGCCATTAATGATTTAGCCTCGCCCGATTTAGAGAAATACATTGGTGATAAAGCGGCAAAAAAATTACGCGATGATGCAGAATTGATAGAAGGCGTGTATGAGCCTTTTAACAAGGATTTATATTTAGATGGTTATTTAGCTCCCGTATTTTTTGGAAGTGCTATTAATAATTTCGGAGTAAAAGAGTTGTTAGATACCTTTGTGGAGATAGCCCCGGAACCACGCTCACGCTATACCGAAACACGCGAAGTATTACCTACCGAAAAGAAATTTACAGGCTTTATATTTAAAATTCACGCCAACTTAGACCCTAATCACCGCGATAGAATTGCTTTTTGCCGCATTGTTTCAGGCAAGTTTGAGCGCAATAAATTTTACCACCATACCCGTTTAGAGAAGAACTTCAGATTTTCGAGCCCTACCAGTTTTATGGCCAACGAAAAGAGTATTGTTGATGAAGCCTTTCCGGGTGATGTAGTGGGCTTATACGATACCGGTAACTTTAAAATTGGCGATACCTTAACCGAAGGAGAAAAAATCAGCTTTAAAGGTATCCCTAGTTTCTCTCCTGAAATATTTAAAGAGTTGGTGAATAAGGATCCTTTAAAAACAAAACAATTAGAAAAAGGTATTCAACAGTTAACAGACGAAGGCGTAGCACAGTTGTTTACCCAACAACCCGGTAATATAAAAATTATTGGTACCGTGGGCGACCTCCAGTTCGATGTAATACAATTCAGGTTATTACATGAGTATGGTGCTTCTTGTTCGTTCAGACCGTTGAATTTTGAGAAAGCCAGTTGGTTTACTTCTACCGATAAAAAAGCGTTGGATAAGTTTTATATGTTAAAACGCCATAACATAGCGCAGGATAAAGAAGGCAGGCCGGTTTATTTAGCAGAGAGCTTATGGTCGTTAAAAATTAATCAGGATAACTTCCCCGAAATTCAGTTTCACTTTACCTCCGAGTTTAAAACCGATCAGGATACCATTAAGAATGCCAGTGCCTGGTAG
- a CDS encoding phosphoribosylaminoimidazolesuccinocarboxamide synthase, with protein sequence MDALIATNYFFHKQKNFYRGKVRDVYNINDDILVMIASDRISAFDVVMPKPIPYKGQVLNQTASFFFDLTKDVVPNWRISSPHSNVTIGHKCKPYLVEIVIRGYLTGHAWREYKSGKRSICGVPMPDGMRENDKFEKPIITPTIKASSGHDTDISKEEIIKQGLVNEQDYEVIENYTHKLYQFGVDYAKTQGLILVDTKYEFGNKDGVIMFMDEIHTPDSSRYFYADTYDAIQAKDQQQRQLSKEFVRQWLISQGFQGQEGTSAPLFPNDLIDSITDRYVELYQNITGLTFIKGTYDNLENNMEKIIISELAKLVE encoded by the coding sequence ATGGATGCATTAATAGCTACAAACTATTTTTTTCATAAACAAAAAAACTTTTATCGCGGCAAAGTGCGCGATGTATATAATATTAACGATGACATTCTGGTTATGATTGCATCAGACAGAATATCGGCTTTTGATGTAGTAATGCCTAAACCCATTCCATACAAAGGTCAGGTATTAAACCAAACGGCTTCTTTCTTTTTCGACCTTACCAAAGATGTAGTGCCTAACTGGAGAATTTCATCGCCACACAGCAACGTTACCATAGGCCATAAATGTAAACCCTACTTGGTAGAAATAGTTATCAGGGGTTATTTAACAGGCCATGCATGGCGCGAATATAAAAGCGGTAAACGTAGCATTTGCGGAGTACCAATGCCTGATGGCATGCGCGAAAACGACAAATTTGAAAAGCCTATTATAACGCCAACTATTAAAGCCAGTAGCGGCCACGATACGGATATAAGCAAAGAAGAAATTATAAAACAAGGTTTGGTAAACGAACAAGATTACGAAGTAATTGAAAACTATACCCACAAGCTCTATCAATTTGGTGTTGATTATGCCAAAACACAAGGTTTAATTTTAGTAGATACCAAATACGAATTTGGCAATAAAGACGGTGTAATTATGTTTATGGATGAAATCCATACCCCTGATTCATCACGCTACTTTTATGCTGATACTTACGATGCTATTCAAGCCAAGGACCAGCAACAAAGACAACTGTCGAAAGAGTTTGTGCGCCAATGGTTAATTTCGCAAGGTTTTCAAGGGCAAGAAGGAACAAGTGCTCCCCTGTTTCCAAACGATTTAATTGATAGCATTACCGACAGATACGTAGAACTATACCAAAACATAACGGGCTTAACCTTTATAAAAGGTACTTACGATAATTTAGAAAACAACATGGAAAAAATTATCATCAGTGAGTTAGCCAAGCTGGTAGAATAG
- a CDS encoding glycoside hydrolase family 25 protein encodes MKRKNLLVSSFLMIALLGLGFILIAYPPAKAVCNSITDRLAITSPSYPGFGIDLPEDYEVHGIDVSRHQRDIDWEAVSNMFHDQIGISFAFIKATEGRTVGDDYYEYNWKQCKKNNLLRGAYHFFRPHLTAEEQANFFFSKVKLDQEDLPPVLDIEIKGSATPAVLKTKVKRWLVLTEKHYGVTPIIYTNYSFYKNYFSGKEFEKYPFWIAHYATNDLNEKTKEWRFWQHHDKGRVNGIRGGVDFNVFKGSYDDLLKLCKK; translated from the coding sequence ATGAAAAGAAAAAATTTATTGGTCAGTAGTTTTTTAATGATAGCCTTACTGGGCTTGGGTTTTATACTGATTGCTTATCCACCAGCAAAAGCTGTTTGCAATTCAATTACTGATAGATTGGCTATTACATCGCCAAGTTATCCGGGATTTGGAATTGACTTACCGGAAGACTATGAAGTACATGGAATTGATGTAAGCAGGCATCAACGTGATATTGATTGGGAAGCTGTTTCTAATATGTTTCACGATCAGATAGGTATTTCGTTTGCTTTTATAAAAGCGACCGAAGGGCGTACTGTTGGTGATGATTACTATGAATACAACTGGAAACAATGCAAAAAAAATAATTTATTACGCGGAGCGTACCATTTTTTTAGGCCACATTTAACGGCTGAAGAACAAGCTAATTTCTTTTTCAGTAAAGTAAAATTGGATCAGGAAGATTTACCTCCGGTATTGGATATTGAAATAAAAGGTAGTGCTACACCTGCAGTATTAAAAACAAAGGTTAAACGCTGGTTAGTGCTTACCGAAAAACATTATGGTGTAACACCAATTATTTATACCAACTATAGTTTTTACAAAAACTATTTCTCGGGTAAAGAGTTTGAAAAATATCCGTTTTGGATTGCTCATTACGCTACCAACGATTTAAATGAAAAAACAAAAGAATGGCGCTTTTGGCAACACCACGATAAAGGCAGAGTGAACGGAATTAGAGGAGGAGTTGACTTTAACGTATTTAAAGGAAGTTATGACGATTTGTTGAAGCTTTGCAAGAAATAA
- a CDS encoding T9SS type A sorting domain-containing protein, whose amino-acid sequence MKLYLCLLACFLIIQTKAQEIVLPLGSNVWLNNHADKNVVANNSKQLGKAATLSIPFTEYFNARNYAKPDTLKWMDSNVTVTNLNATFDNRDINGTVYSKGFADADVLTSRLINTSGVGNVFIYINYSTGIDWLTNDSLILQIKGSNDVWKTIWKSANDTFTNRDVFVNFSFVNEFASNNIQCRFINYCQTTNAITEDFRINKFIISYKNIIPFYQSFRSYTPLTFAPLNTNWIGFSTQVSINDSAKMMWGNSVIFNSITQFKDSSYNGNSGAYGSADTLMLNPVDLATASVSDQLVLSFWVRSFTEARSNDSLYLETLDNLGRWQRAWAVSKIDTLYQKVSIPLTGRLRHSAFTFRLINKGTYTLNDTQSFAVAALKITAKQNLPLVEDFSSTTGVYPDAEKWIDKKVFINNNFPKNQPSLNVATFDGLNENGNAYSKFPVKGIADMLTSKGYNLSAFSVNDSIYLSFYYQYQLQGTTQQIYPDDSLILEFRSSPNDADSFDIVWKKSALDTLGYDTFYRILIQVPAAYLHDDFQFRFKNRGSLTGNLSQWHVDYIKLDNGRSRFDTANYDLAISSTPTSILRKYRSMPWSHFTMNKNKYTNDTVYFSVFNNDKRNFLVDYRRQLYDNEQSLVFTNNKAAGSIPYQVSSNLVSDNPTTLNSSSTGLVKTFRSKVAVSDNNFANNDNIPINDSISVNTKFSNYFAYDDGTAEGGYGIYLKTNASVALAYDLEKPDTIYGVEIFFNQAEQDVSTRSFDLMVWEDISPINQTATSDKIIYRKNGLKPIYNNTINGFATILFDSAIVVGQRFFVGWEQIGQFVLNVGLDENYYVGNQIYTNPNMFYKTDGFWKPTEIPGALMIRPLLGQVRDFPVSIPQTPQPKAGFDCVIYPNPTTTAFTIETLYKGNLTVSVFDLMGKEIMQTNMNNGLQTINLPSLTSGMYLVQLVDESNGTKLTKKLIID is encoded by the coding sequence ATGAAATTATATTTATGCTTATTAGCCTGCTTTTTAATTATACAAACCAAAGCGCAGGAAATAGTGCTTCCTTTGGGCAGCAATGTATGGTTAAACAACCATGCTGATAAAAATGTAGTAGCCAATAACAGTAAACAGTTGGGTAAAGCCGCTACATTAAGTATTCCTTTTACAGAGTATTTTAACGCACGGAATTATGCTAAGCCCGATACTTTAAAATGGATGGATAGCAATGTAACCGTTACTAACTTAAACGCTACATTTGACAATAGAGATATCAACGGAACGGTTTACAGTAAAGGTTTTGCCGATGCTGATGTATTAACTTCCCGTTTAATAAATACAAGCGGAGTTGGCAATGTTTTTATCTATATCAATTATTCAACAGGTATTGATTGGCTTACCAACGATTCATTGATACTACAAATAAAAGGCAGTAACGATGTTTGGAAAACAATCTGGAAATCGGCCAATGATACTTTTACCAACCGCGATGTTTTTGTAAACTTTAGCTTTGTGAATGAGTTTGCAAGTAATAATATCCAATGCAGGTTTATTAACTATTGTCAAACTACCAATGCTATTACTGAAGATTTCAGGATAAACAAATTTATTATTTCTTATAAAAACATTATACCATTTTACCAATCGTTTAGAAGTTACACGCCATTAACATTTGCCCCTTTAAATACCAACTGGATAGGTTTCTCTACCCAGGTAAGCATTAACGATAGTGCAAAAATGATGTGGGGTAACAGTGTTATTTTTAATTCCATTACACAGTTTAAAGACTCAAGCTATAATGGTAACAGTGGTGCTTATGGCAGTGCTGATACCTTAATGTTAAATCCCGTTGATTTAGCAACAGCCAGCGTTTCTGACCAACTGGTATTAAGCTTTTGGGTAAGAAGCTTTACGGAGGCACGCAGCAACGACTCCCTTTATTTAGAAACCTTAGATAATTTAGGCAGGTGGCAACGGGCTTGGGCAGTAAGCAAAATTGATACGCTTTACCAGAAAGTAAGCATTCCTTTAACCGGGCGTTTACGGCATTCCGCTTTTACATTCCGCTTAATTAATAAAGGTACTTATACTTTAAACGATACACAAAGTTTTGCGGTGGCTGCTTTAAAAATAACAGCCAAACAAAATTTACCTTTGGTCGAAGATTTTTCAAGTACTACAGGTGTTTATCCTGATGCGGAGAAATGGATTGATAAAAAAGTATTCATCAATAATAACTTTCCTAAAAACCAGCCTAGTTTAAACGTAGCCACGTTTGACGGATTAAATGAGAATGGTAATGCGTATAGCAAATTCCCTGTAAAGGGTATAGCTGATATGCTTACCAGTAAAGGCTATAATTTATCAGCCTTTTCTGTTAATGATTCCATTTATTTAAGTTTTTATTACCAATACCAGTTGCAGGGTACTACGCAACAAATATATCCTGACGATTCGTTGATTTTAGAGTTTAGAAGTTCGCCCAATGATGCAGATTCGTTTGATATAGTTTGGAAAAAATCGGCATTGGATACGCTTGGTTACGACACCTTTTACAGGATACTGATTCAGGTGCCTGCTGCTTATTTGCATGATGATTTCCAGTTCAGGTTTAAAAACAGGGGAAGCTTAACAGGTAACTTAAGCCAATGGCATGTTGATTATATTAAACTCGATAATGGACGCAGTCGTTTTGATACCGCTAATTACGATTTGGCTATATCATCAACACCCACATCTATACTCCGTAAATACAGGTCAATGCCTTGGAGCCATTTTACCATGAACAAAAATAAGTATACTAACGATACCGTATATTTTAGTGTGTTTAACAATGATAAACGTAACTTTTTGGTTGATTACCGCAGGCAGTTATACGACAACGAACAAAGCTTGGTTTTTACCAATAACAAAGCGGCAGGGAGTATTCCTTATCAGGTAAGCAGTAATTTGGTAAGTGATAATCCAACTACTTTAAATAGCAGTTCAACAGGTTTGGTAAAAACATTCAGAAGCAAAGTAGCAGTAAGCGATAATAACTTTGCTAATAATGATAATATTCCAATCAACGACAGTATCAGTGTAAATACCAAGTTCAGCAATTATTTTGCTTACGATGATGGCACAGCCGAAGGAGGTTATGGTATTTATTTAAAAACAAATGCTTCCGTTGCGCTGGCTTACGATTTAGAGAAACCAGATACCATTTATGGTGTAGAAATATTTTTTAACCAGGCCGAACAAGATGTAAGCACGCGTAGTTTTGATTTGATGGTTTGGGAAGATATTAGCCCCATTAACCAAACAGCTACCAGCGATAAAATCATATACCGCAAAAATGGTTTAAAACCTATTTACAATAACACTATTAATGGCTTTGCTACTATTTTATTTGATTCGGCTATTGTAGTTGGACAACGCTTTTTTGTTGGCTGGGAGCAAATAGGCCAGTTTGTATTGAATGTAGGTTTAGATGAAAACTATTATGTAGGTAATCAAATATACACCAATCCAAACATGTTTTATAAAACAGATGGCTTTTGGAAACCTACCGAAATTCCAGGTGCTTTAATGATAAGACCATTGTTAGGTCAGGTAAGAGATTTTCCTGTTTCAATACCGCAAACACCTCAACCAAAAGCAGGTTTTGATTGTGTTATTTATCCAAACCCAACTACTACGGCATTTACTATTGAAACACTTTACAAAGGCAATTTAACAGTAAGCGTGTTTGATTTAATGGGTAAAGAAATAATGCAAACCAATATGAATAATGGATTGCAAACTATTAATTTGCCATCACTAACAAGCGGCATGTATTTGGTACAATTGGTTGATGAAAGCAACGGTACTAAGCTGACTAAAAAACTAATTATTGACTAA
- a CDS encoding rhodanese-like domain-containing protein produces MTDITTDELKQRMDAGEKLTIIDVREPHEFEEYNIGATLIPLGTLPAKVDELMHLKDQEVIVHCRSGARSANAKMFLLDNGFSNVRNLLGGMMDWRSKYE; encoded by the coding sequence ATGACAGATATAACTACAGATGAATTAAAGCAACGTATGGATGCGGGTGAAAAATTAACCATTATTGATGTACGCGAACCCCATGAATTTGAAGAGTATAATATTGGAGCTACTTTAATTCCATTGGGCACGTTGCCTGCTAAAGTAGATGAGTTAATGCATTTAAAAGACCAGGAAGTAATAGTACATTGTCGTAGTGGTGCAAGAAGTGCCAATGCCAAAATGTTTTTATTAGATAATGGTTTTAGCAATGTACGCAACTTGTTAGGTGGCATGATGGACTGGAGAAGTAAATACGAATAG
- a CDS encoding tetratricopeptide repeat protein, with amino-acid sequence MKLFYFRTKILITLTIIACAVMVSVFCGTEQNTTATNTSPYLNHNDTVKYVGMQQCRACHEGIYKTFIETGMGKSFDLATKQKSSADFSKNHVVYDKFKNLYYHPYWQNNNMYIMEFRLKGKDTVYKRAEKVDYIIGSGQHTNSHLMNINGYVYQMPLTWYAQEKKWDLPPGFEGGKNSGFNRSIEFECMSCHNAMPAVTDYTANQFVSVPNGIDCERCHGPGEAHVKDKLANHIVDTAHEIDYTIVNPRKLPWERQIDVCQRCHLQGNAVLKPEKTFRDFRPGMQLSDFWDVYMPKQKDGDESLIMASHAQRLQLSKCFIEGNKNTKQGDKSFETLNLTCITCHNPHVSVKKTGTQIFNTACINCHNEPQETKCTETEKVRMVSNNNCVQCHMPRSGTIDIPHVTVHDHWIKKPAKQTEIKSIEEFAGLYCINNKKTTELSQVKGLINYVEKFEGKPEALQQAATYFKNDYKQNDWLDAQIHLHYLQADYNAIIAKASFIKVQEQTSAWLCYRVGQAFQSNNDFVRAELFYQKAVDLSPSSIDFIDKLGQVKIQLNKLEEAIKILQGNLLFNAKQANSLTNLGFAYIKQGNTALAKTYYQKALQLNPDYEQALFNLAAVYNMEGNTAEAKKLLQQIMQLNPGNTQVKQLLKTL; translated from the coding sequence TTGAAATTATTTTATTTTAGAACAAAAATTTTAATCACACTTACCATTATAGCCTGTGCTGTAATGGTAAGTGTTTTTTGTGGCACAGAGCAAAACACTACAGCCACCAATACCAGCCCTTATTTAAACCACAACGACACCGTAAAGTATGTGGGTATGCAACAATGCAGGGCTTGCCACGAAGGTATTTACAAAACATTTATTGAAACAGGTATGGGCAAAAGCTTTGATTTAGCTACCAAGCAAAAATCAAGTGCTGATTTTTCCAAAAACCATGTGGTGTATGATAAATTTAAAAACCTCTACTACCATCCTTATTGGCAAAACAACAATATGTACATTATGGAGTTTCGTTTAAAAGGTAAGGATACCGTTTATAAACGAGCCGAAAAGGTGGATTATATTATTGGGTCAGGACAACACACTAATTCCCATTTGATGAACATAAATGGTTACGTATATCAAATGCCACTAACGTGGTATGCGCAGGAAAAAAAATGGGATTTACCTCCCGGTTTTGAAGGTGGTAAAAACTCAGGCTTTAACCGCAGTATAGAGTTTGAATGCATGAGTTGCCACAATGCCATGCCTGCCGTTACTGATTATACGGCCAACCAGTTTGTAAGTGTGCCCAACGGCATTGATTGCGAGCGTTGTCATGGTCCGGGAGAAGCACATGTAAAAGATAAGCTGGCTAACCATATAGTAGATACCGCACACGAAATAGATTATACCATTGTAAACCCACGCAAACTTCCGTGGGAACGACAAATAGATGTATGCCAACGTTGCCATTTACAGGGCAATGCCGTTTTAAAACCCGAAAAAACTTTCCGCGATTTTAGACCCGGTATGCAGTTGAGTGATTTTTGGGATGTATACATGCCTAAACAAAAAGACGGTGATGAAAGTTTAATAATGGCTAGCCACGCGCAGCGTTTGCAGCTGAGCAAATGTTTTATAGAAGGCAATAAAAATACCAAACAAGGCGACAAAAGTTTTGAAACACTTAACCTAACTTGTATTACTTGTCATAACCCACATGTAAGCGTTAAAAAAACAGGCACACAAATATTCAATACAGCTTGTATCAATTGCCATAACGAACCACAGGAAACCAAATGTACCGAAACTGAAAAAGTACGTATGGTCAGCAATAACAATTGCGTACAATGCCACATGCCTCGCTCTGGTACCATTGATATTCCGCATGTAACCGTGCACGACCATTGGATAAAAAAGCCTGCTAAACAAACAGAAATAAAAAGCATTGAAGAGTTTGCAGGTTTGTATTGTATCAACAATAAAAAAACTACAGAGCTATCTCAGGTAAAAGGTTTGATTAATTATGTAGAGAAATTTGAAGGCAAGCCCGAGGCATTACAGCAAGCTGCCACTTATTTTAAAAACGATTACAAGCAAAACGATTGGCTAGATGCACAAATTCATTTGCATTATTTGCAAGCCGATTACAATGCTATTATTGCCAAAGCCTCCTTTATAAAAGTACAGGAACAAACCAGTGCCTGGTTATGTTACAGGGTAGGACAGGCTTTTCAAAGCAATAACGATTTTGTAAGGGCTGAGTTATTTTACCAAAAAGCAGTTGATTTATCGCCAAGCAGCATTGATTTTATTGATAAGCTGGGGCAGGTGAAAATTCAATTGAATAAGTTAGAAGAGGCTATAAAAATATTGCAAGGCAACTTGCTTTTCAATGCAAAACAAGCCAATAGTTTAACCAATTTAGGCTTTGCTTATATTAAGCAGGGCAATACTGCTTTGGCTAAAACCTATTACCAAAAAGCATTGCAACTGAACCCCGACTACGAACAAGCCTTATTTAATTTAGCCGCTGTTTACAATATGGAAGGCAATACAGCAGAGGCCAAAAAGCTATTGCAACAAATTATGCAATTAAACCCGGGCAATACACAGGTAAAACAGCTATTGAAAACCCTTTAA
- a CDS encoding PASTA domain-containing protein translates to MLKSLTVNVLLILLTLYLLSWLGAFLLSGYTRHGQSLTLPNLKGLAFEDVEKILAQKKLRYIITDTAFIDNMPKGSVVEQNPSANTKVKEGRYVYITINSNSSIGVQMPNLINSSLRFAETVLLGAGLQLGRVIYRPDVAQGAVLDQLYHNQSIQPNVKVPKGASIDLVVGDGMGSSMVTIPDLTNLTLNEARGVLESSMLQVGSVVYEGKKDSLNATVKRQSPAFEEGQTIKSGQQVDLFLGD, encoded by the coding sequence ATGCTAAAATCATTAACAGTAAACGTATTACTAATTTTGTTAACGCTTTATTTGCTAAGCTGGTTAGGTGCTTTTTTGTTAAGTGGTTATACCCGACACGGACAATCGCTGACACTACCTAATTTAAAAGGTCTTGCTTTTGAAGATGTAGAGAAAATTTTAGCACAAAAAAAACTACGTTACATTATTACCGATACTGCTTTTATTGATAATATGCCCAAAGGAAGTGTGGTGGAACAAAATCCATCGGCTAATACCAAAGTAAAAGAAGGCCGTTACGTATATATAACCATTAATTCAAACTCAAGTATAGGCGTGCAAATGCCCAATTTAATTAATAGTTCATTGCGTTTTGCAGAAACCGTATTGTTAGGTGCAGGTTTACAATTGGGTCGTGTTATTTACAGACCGGATGTAGCACAAGGCGCAGTTTTAGACCAATTATACCACAACCAAAGTATTCAACCCAATGTTAAGGTTCCCAAAGGTGCCAGCATTGATTTGGTAGTTGGAGACGGCATGGGCTCAAGCATGGTTACTATTCCTGATTTAACCAACTTAACGTTGAACGAAGCACGTGGCGTACTGGAAAGTAGTATGCTACAAGTTGGAAGCGTTGTGTACGAAGGTAAAAAAGACTCATTGAATGCCACCGTAAAAAGACAATCGCCTGCTTTTGAAGAAGGGCAAACCATTAAGAGCGGCCAACAGGTTGATTTGTTTTTAGGTGATTAA
- a CDS encoding DUF2721 domain-containing protein, which produces MEITINTPALLFPAITLLMLAYTNRFLAVANLIRNLHTKFQQNGTDKLTVIAQIKNLRKRLRLIKYMQAFGVISFFMCVLTMFFLYTDYIIWAQTIFGFSLLVFLVSLALSLVEINISTHALELELSDMEND; this is translated from the coding sequence ATGGAAATAACTATAAATACCCCGGCTTTACTCTTTCCAGCGATTACCTTATTAATGTTAGCTTATACCAACCGGTTTTTAGCCGTAGCCAACCTGATAAGGAATTTACACACAAAATTCCAGCAAAACGGCACAGATAAGCTCACCGTTATTGCCCAGATAAAAAATTTACGTAAACGCTTGCGACTCATAAAATACATGCAGGCATTTGGCGTAATAAGTTTCTTTATGTGTGTACTCACTATGTTTTTCCTGTATACTGATTACATTATATGGGCACAAACTATATTCGGGTTCAGTTTACTTGTTTTCTTGGTATCATTGGCTTTATCGTTAGTCGAAATCAATATATCAACCCACGCCTTAGAGCTTGAGTTAAGCGATATGGAAAATGATTAG